From a single Spirochaetota bacterium genomic region:
- a CDS encoding general secretion pathway protein GspK, protein MIIVLIIIAAIISISSEFLILAQTNTRYLQSFTNRQKAYWIARSGINLAIELLEADKKGSIANFLSGDIETDPNVDSYKDIWALPLPEIPLENGNIQLLIEDENSKINVSVLANEFVDQTPYYIITQRFFINMGLPIDLADCILDWVDIDDARSPYGAETSDYYQNLKKPYKAKNAALDTINELLLIKGISPLIFYGLGGGNYGLESNLVDNNKGLQNVIESLSGGTKIEISKDMSLIKIGKEKNRALYNYFRVNGERSDYLNDINKININTASFRVLSALTDAMTDDKVTEIIRRRLQKPFKNVDEISDIITDETIRKNLLTVRSYIFKIKSIGKAGSTSLSIVAYYHRERKQIINWSEE, encoded by the coding sequence TTGATAATAGTATTAATTATCATAGCTGCTATCATATCGATTTCATCAGAATTTTTAATTTTGGCTCAAACAAATACCAGATACCTGCAATCATTTACTAACAGGCAAAAGGCTTATTGGATTGCACGTTCAGGGATAAATTTAGCTATAGAATTACTTGAAGCTGATAAAAAAGGTTCAATTGCAAATTTTTTAAGTGGGGACATTGAAACAGACCCTAATGTTGATTCATATAAAGATATTTGGGCTCTTCCTTTGCCTGAAATTCCACTGGAAAATGGTAATATTCAATTGCTCATTGAAGATGAAAATTCAAAAATAAATGTAAGTGTACTGGCTAATGAATTTGTTGACCAAACACCCTATTATATTATCACACAACGATTTTTTATTAATATGGGTTTGCCCATAGACCTTGCTGATTGCATTCTAGACTGGGTGGACATTGATGATGCCCGTTCACCGTATGGTGCAGAAACTTCTGATTATTATCAAAACTTAAAAAAGCCATATAAAGCCAAAAATGCTGCGTTAGATACAATTAATGAATTGTTGCTTATTAAAGGTATTTCACCTCTCATATTTTATGGATTAGGTGGCGGCAATTATGGTTTGGAAAGTAATCTTGTAGATAATAACAAAGGATTACAGAATGTGATTGAATCATTAAGCGGTGGTACCAAAATTGAGATTTCAAAAGATATGTCACTAATAAAGATTGGGAAAGAGAAAAATAGAGCATTATATAATTATTTCAGAGTAAATGGCGAGCGCAGTGACTATTTGAATGATATTAATAAAATTAATATAAATACTGCCAGTTTCAGAGTATTATCTGCATTGACAGACGCCATGACAGATGATAAAGTGACAGAAATTATAAGAAGAAGATTGCAAAAACCATTTAAAAATGTTGATGAAATCAGTGATATAATTACTGATGAAACTATACGAAAAAACCTGTTAACTGTTCGTTCATATATTTTTAAAATAAAGTCTATTGGGAAGGCAGGTTCAACTTCTTTAAGCATTGTTGCCTATTACCATAGGGAACGCAAACAAATTATAAACTGGTCAGAGGAATAA